The Mycolicibacterium smegmatis genome has a window encoding:
- a CDS encoding NAD-dependent epimerase/dehydratase family protein, whose product MRIAVTGGTGYVGAHTVRGLLTAGHEVRLLVAPGCEGEPVIDKLAEAGEVETLVGDIRDSGTVDRLIKGCDSVIHAAGVVGTDKSRTQLMWEINAHATEAVLIRAAEAGLDPIVSVSSYSSLFPPPDGVISADTPPVAGRSPYAQTKAYADRAARRLQDTGAPVVVTYPSSVVGPAWFTAPGVTERGWGPIVKARVAPRLRGGMQMIDVRDVADVHVALMKPGRGPHRYVCGGVLVSFNEWIDVLEQGVGRPIRRVPLSPAMFRGIGWISDVLGSVLPLGDGISYEAAMLLTAATPTDDAKTLADLGIPAWRSPQAAVLESFGR is encoded by the coding sequence GTGCGAATTGCAGTGACCGGTGGCACCGGCTACGTGGGTGCCCACACCGTCCGCGGCCTCTTGACGGCCGGCCACGAGGTGCGGCTTCTCGTCGCACCCGGGTGCGAAGGCGAGCCGGTGATCGACAAGCTGGCCGAGGCCGGTGAGGTCGAGACCCTCGTGGGCGACATCCGCGATTCCGGCACCGTCGACCGGCTGATCAAGGGCTGCGATTCGGTGATCCATGCCGCGGGTGTGGTGGGCACCGACAAGAGCCGCACGCAGCTCATGTGGGAGATCAACGCGCACGCCACCGAGGCCGTGCTGATCCGCGCGGCCGAGGCCGGGCTGGACCCCATCGTGTCGGTGAGCAGCTACAGTTCGCTGTTCCCGCCGCCCGACGGCGTCATCTCGGCCGACACGCCGCCGGTGGCCGGGCGCAGCCCGTACGCGCAGACCAAGGCGTACGCGGACCGCGCCGCCCGGCGCCTGCAGGACACCGGCGCCCCCGTCGTGGTGACCTACCCGTCGAGCGTGGTGGGGCCGGCATGGTTCACCGCGCCCGGCGTGACCGAACGCGGCTGGGGACCGATCGTGAAGGCACGGGTCGCACCGAGACTGCGCGGCGGGATGCAGATGATCGACGTGCGCGACGTCGCCGACGTGCACGTCGCGTTGATGAAGCCGGGACGTGGCCCGCACCGCTACGTGTGCGGCGGTGTCCTGGTGTCGTTCAACGAGTGGATCGACGTCCTCGAACAGGGCGTCGGCCGGCCGATCCGGCGGGTTCCGTTGTCACCTGCGATGTTCCGCGGTATCGGCTGGATCTCTGATGTGCTCGGCAGCGTGCTGCCGCTCGGTGACGGCATCAGTTACGAGGCCGCGATGCTGCTCACCGCGGCGACGCCCACCGACGACGCCAAGACGCTCGCCGATCTCGGGATCCCGGCGTGGCGTTCGCCCCAGGCCGCGGTGCTGGAGTCCTTCGGCCGCTGA
- a CDS encoding helix-turn-helix domain-containing protein, with amino-acid sequence MSYREQAPPPPLRDLVVCSWERSGPATPARVLPDGCMDLIRLDGRVVVAGPDTTAYLAAASPDPVRGLRFRPGALPRVLGVPAAELRDTRVDLHDLRTVPSCDSLETLALTLASDLAPPRSETAPWSLAALRHVTRRFADGAAVDDVADDLGWSDRTLHRHCTSVYGYGPAMLRRVLRFRRAVRLLGSGTGLSDVAAQSGYADQPHLHREVRALARVGVRELLGQVSSAANRSTDVPSGSSTVA; translated from the coding sequence GTGAGCTATCGCGAGCAGGCTCCCCCGCCGCCGCTGCGCGATCTGGTCGTGTGCAGTTGGGAACGCAGCGGACCGGCCACACCTGCACGCGTGCTGCCGGACGGCTGCATGGATCTGATCCGTCTGGACGGGCGAGTGGTGGTCGCGGGCCCCGACACCACGGCATACCTGGCCGCCGCCAGCCCAGACCCCGTGCGCGGGTTGCGTTTCCGGCCCGGTGCGCTCCCCCGCGTGCTCGGCGTCCCGGCCGCCGAACTACGCGACACGCGCGTGGACCTCCACGACCTGCGGACCGTGCCCTCGTGTGACTCACTCGAAACGCTGGCCCTGACCCTCGCTTCGGACCTGGCCCCGCCGCGCAGCGAGACCGCGCCGTGGTCGCTGGCCGCGCTGCGGCACGTCACGCGCCGCTTCGCCGACGGCGCCGCTGTCGACGACGTCGCGGACGACCTCGGTTGGTCGGACCGCACCCTGCACCGCCACTGCACCAGCGTCTACGGCTACGGGCCCGCGATGTTGCGTCGTGTCCTGCGGTTCCGTCGCGCGGTGCGACTGCTCGGCAGCGGTACGGGATTGTCCGACGTGGCCGCGCAGTCCGGTTACGCCGACCAGCCCCATCTGCACCGTGAGGTGCGCGCGCTCGCGCGTGTCGGGGTGCGAGAGTTGCTCGGTCAGGTGTCCAGCGCCGCGAACAGGTCCACCGACGTGCCGTCGGGATCCTCGACGGTCGCGTAG
- a CDS encoding VOC family protein → MALQPISAVIEIVATDLDRSLDFYRLLGLDVPEPDGPHVEVALPGGNKLAFDTEEVIAGMHPGWTRPSSAGRVAIAFGLAAPGDVDALYERVTGAGHPGTLKPFDAPWGQRYATVEDPDGTSVDLFAALDT, encoded by the coding sequence ATGGCACTTCAACCGATATCGGCGGTCATCGAGATCGTCGCGACAGATCTCGACCGAAGCCTCGACTTCTACCGGCTGCTCGGCCTGGACGTGCCCGAGCCCGACGGTCCGCACGTCGAGGTGGCGCTGCCCGGCGGCAACAAGCTGGCCTTCGACACCGAGGAGGTGATCGCCGGTATGCACCCGGGCTGGACCAGGCCCTCGTCTGCTGGCCGCGTCGCGATCGCGTTCGGGCTCGCCGCGCCGGGCGACGTCGACGCGCTGTACGAACGCGTCACCGGGGCCGGTCACCCCGGCACCCTCAAGCCGTTCGACGCGCCGTGGGGGCAGCGCTACGCGACCGTCGAGGATCCCGACGGCACGTCGGTGGACCTGTTCGCGGCGCTGGACACCTGA
- a CDS encoding IS110 family transposase, which translates to MLFVGDDWAEDHHDLYLMNEAGDRLASRRLPEGLAGIRLLHDLIAAHADDPAQVAVGIETDRGLWVEALTGAGYQVYAVNPLAVARYRDRHAVSGAKSDAADAKLLADLVRTDRHNHRLIAGDTPDAEAVKVLARAHQNLIWTRNRHTNALRSALREYYPAALEAFDDLSDRDALAILGHAPDPRQASSLSLAKIRSALKAAGRQRNIDIRAQEIQAALRSEQLAAPAAVTAAFAATTRATVGLVVELSRQIDDLENELAAHFEMHPDADIYRSLPGLGVILGARVLGEFGDDPNRYTNAKCRKNYAGTSPLTIASGRKRAVLARHIRNRRLYDAIDQWAFCALTRSPGARQFYDHRRAEGDLHHQALRALGNRLVGILHGCLRHRTRYDEHKAWAHRTPAAA; encoded by the coding sequence ATGCTCTTCGTCGGAGACGACTGGGCAGAAGACCACCACGACCTGTACCTGATGAACGAGGCCGGCGACAGGCTGGCCTCACGGCGGCTGCCCGAGGGGCTGGCCGGAATTCGACTACTGCACGATCTCATCGCGGCCCACGCCGATGACCCCGCTCAGGTCGCCGTCGGAATCGAAACCGACCGCGGACTGTGGGTGGAGGCACTGACCGGCGCCGGTTATCAGGTGTACGCGGTCAATCCGCTGGCTGTGGCCCGCTATCGCGACCGCCACGCGGTGTCGGGAGCCAAGTCCGATGCCGCCGACGCCAAGCTGTTGGCCGATCTAGTGCGCACCGACCGACACAACCACCGTCTGATCGCCGGCGACACACCCGACGCCGAAGCGGTCAAGGTCCTCGCGCGGGCGCATCAGAATCTGATCTGGACCCGCAACCGGCACACCAACGCACTGCGCTCGGCACTACGCGAGTACTACCCCGCGGCGCTGGAGGCCTTCGACGATCTGTCCGACCGCGACGCGTTGGCGATCCTCGGACATGCACCCGACCCCCGACAAGCATCCAGCCTGAGCCTGGCCAAGATCCGCTCCGCACTCAAAGCTGCTGGGCGCCAACGCAACATCGACATCCGAGCCCAGGAGATCCAGGCCGCACTACGATCCGAACAACTCGCAGCACCGGCTGCGGTCACCGCGGCGTTCGCAGCGACAACGCGGGCCACCGTCGGGCTCGTCGTCGAGTTGAGTCGTCAGATCGACGACCTGGAGAACGAACTGGCCGCGCATTTTGAGATGCACCCGGACGCCGACATCTACCGCTCCCTGCCAGGACTTGGTGTCATCCTCGGCGCCCGGGTGCTCGGTGAGTTCGGGGACGACCCGAACCGATACACCAACGCCAAGTGTCGCAAAAACTACGCCGGAACCTCGCCATTGACCATTGCGTCCGGCAGGAAGCGCGCCGTACTGGCCCGCCACATCCGCAACCGTCGGCTCTACGACGCGATCGACCAGTGGGCCTTCTGCGCGCTAACCCGAAGTCCCGGAGCTCGACAGTTCTACGACCATCGCCGCGCTGAAGGCGACCTCCATCACCAAGCACTGCGGGCTCTGGGCAACCGCCTCGTCGGCATCCTGCACGGTTGCCTACGCCACCGGACCCGCTACGACGAACACAAAGCCTGGGCACACCGCACACCTGCCGCCGCTTGA
- a CDS encoding succinic semialdehyde dehydrogenase, protein MPAPSAADFARLRSLVAIEDLDARQSRPIEEVFTGRELTTIPVGTAEDVAAAFAKARAAQRGWAHRPVAERAAIMERFRDLVAKNRDFLMDVAQAETGKARSAAQEEIVDMMLNARYYARQAVKLLAPKRVQGLLPGVVKTVVNHHPKGVVGVISPWNYPMALSISDSIPALLAGNAVVVKPDSQTPYCTLANAELLYEAGLPRDLFAVVPGPGSVVGTAIVENCDYLMFTGSTATGRTLAEQCGRRLIGFSAELGGKNPMIVTKGAKLDVAAKAATRACFSNAGQLCISIERIYVERAVADEFTAKFGEQVRSMRLAATYDFTADMGSLISEDQIKTVSGHVDDAKAKGATVIAGGNIRPDIGPRFYEPTVLTGVTDEMECARNETFGPVVSIYPVESVAEAIEKANDTEYGLNASVWAGSKAEGEAIAAQLQAGTVNVDEGYALAFGSTAAPMGGMKASGVGRRHGADGILKYTESQTVATARVLNLDPPLGISGTLWQKAMTPMIRAVQKLPGR, encoded by the coding sequence ATGCCCGCTCCGTCCGCCGCCGACTTCGCTCGCCTGCGCAGCCTCGTCGCCATCGAAGACCTCGACGCACGCCAGTCGCGCCCGATCGAGGAGGTGTTCACGGGCCGTGAACTGACCACGATCCCCGTCGGCACGGCCGAGGACGTCGCCGCCGCGTTCGCCAAGGCGCGCGCCGCGCAGCGGGGCTGGGCGCACCGGCCCGTGGCCGAACGCGCCGCGATCATGGAACGCTTCCGCGACCTCGTCGCCAAGAACCGCGACTTCCTCATGGACGTGGCACAGGCCGAGACCGGAAAGGCCCGCTCGGCGGCGCAGGAAGAGATCGTCGACATGATGCTCAACGCGCGCTACTACGCGCGTCAGGCCGTCAAACTCCTTGCGCCCAAACGTGTCCAGGGCCTGCTGCCGGGTGTGGTGAAAACGGTCGTCAACCATCACCCCAAGGGCGTCGTCGGCGTGATCTCGCCGTGGAACTACCCGATGGCGCTGTCGATCTCCGATTCGATCCCCGCGCTGCTCGCAGGCAACGCTGTGGTGGTCAAACCCGACAGCCAGACGCCCTACTGCACGCTGGCCAACGCCGAACTGCTCTACGAGGCCGGTCTGCCACGGGATCTGTTCGCGGTCGTGCCCGGCCCCGGTTCGGTGGTGGGCACCGCGATCGTCGAGAACTGCGACTACCTGATGTTCACGGGTTCCACGGCCACGGGACGCACGCTCGCCGAGCAGTGCGGGCGCAGGCTCATCGGGTTCTCGGCCGAACTCGGCGGCAAGAACCCGATGATCGTGACCAAGGGCGCCAAGCTCGACGTGGCGGCCAAGGCCGCGACGCGGGCGTGCTTCTCCAACGCCGGCCAGTTGTGCATCTCGATCGAACGCATCTACGTCGAACGTGCGGTCGCCGACGAGTTCACCGCCAAGTTCGGCGAACAGGTCCGCAGCATGAGGCTCGCCGCGACCTACGACTTCACCGCCGACATGGGCAGCCTGATCTCCGAGGACCAGATCAAGACCGTCTCGGGTCACGTCGACGACGCGAAAGCCAAGGGCGCCACCGTGATCGCGGGTGGCAACATCCGGCCCGACATCGGCCCGCGGTTCTACGAGCCCACCGTGCTCACCGGCGTCACCGACGAGATGGAGTGCGCACGCAACGAGACGTTCGGCCCCGTGGTCTCGATCTATCCCGTCGAATCCGTCGCCGAGGCCATCGAGAAGGCCAACGACACCGAGTACGGGCTCAACGCCAGCGTGTGGGCCGGCAGCAAGGCCGAGGGTGAGGCCATCGCAGCGCAACTGCAGGCCGGCACCGTCAACGTCGACGAGGGCTACGCCCTGGCGTTCGGCAGCACGGCGGCACCGATGGGCGGCATGAAGGCCTCCGGTGTGGGCCGCCGGCACGGGGCCGACGGCATCCTCAAATACACCGAATCCCAGACCGTCGCCACCGCGCGTGTGCTCAATCTCGATCCGCCGCTGGGCATCTCGGGCACGCTGTGGCAGAAGGCGATGACGCCCATGATCCGGGCCGTCCAGAAACTGCCCGGCCGCTAG
- a CDS encoding NAD(P)H-dependent flavin oxidoreductase: MKTELCERFGIEYPIFVFTPSEKVAAAVSKAGGLGVLGCVRFNDADDLEDVLQWMDANTDGKPYGVDVVMPAKVPTEGTAVDINKLIPQGHRDFVAKTLADLGVPPLPEDGERNEGVLGWLHSVARSHVEVALKHPIKLIANALGSPPKDVIDQAHAAGVPVAALAGSAKHALRHVENGVDIVVAQGHEAGGHTGEIGSMVLWPEIVDALDGKAPVLAAGGIGTGRQVAAALALGASGVWMGSAFLTSAEYDLGHRKPSGVSTIQEALLRAGTADTVRRKIYTGKPARLLKTKWTDAWDAPDAPEPLPMPLQNILVSEAHQRMNGSDNPDTVAMPVGQIVGRMNQIRPVADIIAELVEGFEKATNRLDTVRDA, translated from the coding sequence ATGAAAACTGAACTCTGTGAACGGTTCGGGATCGAGTACCCGATCTTCGTCTTCACCCCGTCGGAGAAGGTCGCCGCCGCGGTGAGCAAGGCCGGCGGTCTCGGTGTGCTGGGCTGCGTGCGGTTCAACGACGCCGACGACCTCGAGGACGTCCTGCAGTGGATGGACGCCAACACCGACGGCAAGCCGTACGGCGTCGACGTCGTGATGCCGGCCAAGGTGCCCACCGAGGGCACGGCCGTCGACATCAACAAGCTGATCCCGCAGGGGCACCGCGACTTCGTCGCGAAAACCCTTGCCGATCTGGGTGTTCCGCCGCTGCCCGAGGACGGCGAGCGCAACGAGGGCGTGCTGGGCTGGCTGCACTCGGTGGCCCGCAGCCACGTCGAGGTCGCGCTCAAGCACCCGATCAAGCTGATCGCCAACGCGCTGGGCTCACCGCCCAAGGACGTCATCGACCAGGCGCACGCCGCGGGTGTCCCGGTCGCCGCGCTGGCCGGCAGCGCCAAGCACGCGCTGCGCCACGTCGAGAACGGCGTCGACATCGTCGTCGCACAGGGCCACGAGGCCGGTGGGCACACCGGCGAGATCGGCTCCATGGTGCTCTGGCCGGAAATTGTTGACGCACTGGACGGTAAGGCCCCTGTGCTGGCCGCGGGCGGCATCGGCACGGGTCGCCAGGTCGCGGCGGCGCTCGCCCTCGGCGCGTCCGGCGTCTGGATGGGATCGGCGTTCTTGACCTCGGCCGAATACGACCTCGGGCATCGCAAGCCCAGTGGCGTCTCGACGATCCAGGAGGCGCTGCTGCGCGCGGGCACGGCCGACACCGTGCGCCGCAAGATCTACACCGGCAAGCCTGCGCGCCTGCTCAAGACCAAGTGGACCGATGCCTGGGATGCGCCCGACGCGCCCGAGCCGCTGCCCATGCCGCTGCAGAACATCCTGGTCAGCGAGGCACACCAGCGCATGAACGGGTCGGACAACCCCGACACCGTGGCCATGCCGGTGGGCCAGATCGTGGGGCGCATGAACCAGATCCGTCCCGTGGCCGACATCATCGCCGAACTGGTCGAGGGCTTCGAGAAGGCCACCAACCGGCTCGACACGGTCCGCGACGCCTGA